Proteins from a single region of Candidatus Rokuibacteriota bacterium:
- a CDS encoding AbrB/MazE/SpoVT family DNA-binding domain-containing protein → MTAVRIGPKHQVTIPKEVFEALKLNAGDFLEATAEGGRIVLTPQRLAPKAPAPRLTAAEQRTLLRAKGKIERIRQDLLTARGLAEAEAEVAAKAGLIDPDQKYWWTEAWQKGERAAEADRRAGRLLGPFATVEALKEGMKKGSPARG, encoded by the coding sequence ATGACAGCAGTCCGAATCGGCCCGAAGCACCAGGTCACGATTCCCAAGGAGGTCTTCGAGGCCCTGAAGTTGAACGCTGGCGACTTTCTCGAGGCCACGGCAGAGGGCGGCCGCATCGTCCTCACTCCTCAGCGGCTCGCCCCGAAGGCTCCGGCGCCCCGCCTGACCGCCGCCGAGCAGCGCACCCTCCTCCGAGCGAAGGGCAAGATCGAGCGGATCCGACAGGACCTCCTCACGGCCCGGGGATTGGCGGAGGCGGAGGCCGAAGTCGCTGCCAAAGCCGGGCTCATCGATCCGGACCAGAAGTACTGGTGGACCGAGGCCTGGCAGAAGGGGGAGCGCGCCGCCGAAGCCGACCGCCGCGCCGGACGGCTCCTGGGACCCTTCGCCACAGTCGAGGCGCTTAAGGAGGGCATGAAGAAGGGGTCTCCCGCCCGCGGATGA